The following coding sequences are from one Salvia hispanica cultivar TCC Black 2014 chromosome 3, UniMelb_Shisp_WGS_1.0, whole genome shotgun sequence window:
- the LOC125209403 gene encoding probable protein phosphatase 2C 15, which translates to MGSRGDRYEYHDLVPLAALINRELRNEKMERPAVRYGSAAQSRKGEDYFLMKTDCQRVAGNPSTSFSVFGIFDGHNGSAAAIFSRDHLLNYVLNAMPRGLGRDEWLHALPRALVAGFVKTDKEFQAKGKTSGTTATFVIIDGWTVTVASVGDSRCILDAQGGGVSILTVDHRLEENAEERERVTASGGEVGRLSIFGGTEIGPLRCWPGGLCLSRSIGDMDVGEFIVPIPYVKQVKLSSKGGRLIIASDGVWDALSSEMAAKSCHGLPAELAARLVVKETLRARGLKDDTTCIVVDIIPPDNNKLPPSPPPVKHNKLKALFFRKKSWKSNKLTKKLSAVGIVEELFEEGSAMLAERLGNDEPTAQTGGLFTCAVCQADLAPNEGVSVHAGSIFSVSLKPWQGPFLCSDCRDKKDAMEGKRPSGVRVV; encoded by the exons ATGGGGTCGAGGGGGGATAGATATGAATACCATGATCTTGTGCCATTAGCTGCACTGATCAATAGGGAGCTGAGGAATGAGAAAATGGAGAGGCCCGCGGTGAGATATGGCTCTGCAGCTCAGTCAAGGAAAGGGGAGGATTATTTCTTGATGAAGACTGATTGCCAGCGAGTTGCTGGAAATCCATCAACGTCGTTCTCTGTTTTTGGA ATATTCGATGGGCATAATGGGAGTGCAGCTGCAATATTTTCGCGAGACCATTTGTTAAACTACGTGTTAAATGCCATGCCTCGTGGACTTGGACGGGATGAATGGCTACATGCTTTACCTAGAGCTTTGGTTGCCGGCTTTGTGAAAACCGACAAGGAATTTCAGGCCAAAG GAAAGACTTCTGGCACTACAGCTACATTTGTGATTATTGACGGGTGGACAGTTACTGTCGCATCTGTTGGAGATTCGCGCTGCATTTTAGATGCTCAGGGTGGCGGTGTTTCCATCTTGACCGTTGATCATAGACTTGAAGAAAATGCAGAGGA AAGAGAGCGTGTCACTGCCAGTGGAGGCGAAGTGGGGAGGCTTAGCATTTTTGGCGGGACTGAG ATTGGTCCTCTTCGTTGTTGGCCAGGCGGTTTGTGTCTTTCTCGATCAATTGGTGACATGGATGTGGGCGAATTTATCGTTCCAATACCCTATGTGAAGCAAGTAAAG CTATCAAGTAAAGGCGGAAGGCTGATAATCGCCTCTGATGGCGTCTGGGATGCATTGTCATCAGAAATGGCTGCAAAATCGTGCCATGGATTGCCTGCGGAGCTTGCTGCTCGTCTAGTGGTGAAG GAAACGTTGAGGGCGCGTGGGCTCAAGGATGACACGACTTGCATAGTCGTCGATATAATTCCTCCGGACAATAACAAACTGCCGCCTTCTCCCCCGCCCGTGAAGCACAACAAGCTCAAGGCTTTGTTTTTCCGGAAAAAGTCTTGGAAAtccaacaaattaacaaaGAAGCTATCCGCAGTGGGTATCGTTGAAGAGCTATTCGAAGAAGGATCAGCAATGCTTGCTGAAAG GCTTGGAAATGACGAGCCGACTGCGCAGACGGGCGGTCTTTTTACGTGCGCCGTTTGCCAAGCTGACCTGGCACCGAACGAGGGAGTCTCGGTTCATGCTGGCTCGATATTCTCGGTGAGTTTGAAGCCATGGCAAGGCCCGTTCCTCTGCTCCGACTGCCGGGATAAGAAGGATGCGATGGAAGGGAAGAGACCGAGTGGAGTTAGAGTAGTATAG
- the LOC125209407 gene encoding nicotinamide adenine dinucleotide transporter 1, chloroplastic-like, producing the protein MVAAAPCDHRSAKEVIFDASAGASAGAIAATFVCPLDVIKTRLQVHGLPEMQPSGRKGSVIIVSLQNIVRNEGLRGLYRGLTPTLTALLPNWAVYFTVYGHLKELLHTYEGSNNSDQLSIGSNMVAAAGAGAATSIATNPLWVVKTRLQTQGMRQGVVPYKNIFSALSRIAREEGFRGWYSGLLPSLAGISHVAIQFPAYERMKFSLAKRGNKSDNELNPGELAIASSSSKVVASLLTYPHEVIRSRLQEQGQVRGSQPKYSGVIDCIKKVFRQEGLAGFYRGCGTNLLRTTPSAVITFTSYEMIHRFLLQLSPPKEKQHPKPHPKPDSGANSPKGSTSSGEEDDSDLSVNPSKERTIIPLDNTDHKLTARH; encoded by the exons ATGGTCGCCGCCGCGCCGTGCGACCACCGGAGCGCGAAGGAGGTCATTTTTGACGCCTCCGCCGGTGCTTCTGCAG gGGCAATTGCAGCTACATTCGTGTGCCCCTTGGATGTGATAAAGACGAGGCTTCAAGTCCATGGCCTCCCTGAAATGCAGCCGTCTGGTCGTAAAG GTAGTGTGATCATTGTGAGCCTGCAAAATATTGTTCGAAACGAAGGTTTGAGGGGACTTTACCGTGGCCTAACGCCAACTTTGACGGCATTACTTCCAAATTGGGCT GTATACTTCACGGTTTATGGGCATCTTAAAGAGCTACTACATACATATG AGGGCAGCAACAACAGCGACCAGCTTTCAATTGGTTCAAACATGGTAGCTGCCGCAGGAGCTGGTGCTGCAACATCTATCGCAACGAATCCTTTGTGGGTTGTTAAGACCCGACTTCAA ACACAAGGAATGAGGCAAGGTGTAGTTCCTTACAAGAATATATTTTCGGCTTTGAGTCGAATTGCCCGTGAAGAAGGATTCCGAGGATGGTACAG TGGTCTTCTGCCTTCGTTGGCTGGAATCAGTCACGTAGCTATTCAGTTCCCTGCGTATGAAAGAATGAAATTCTCCTTAGCTAAACGAG GGAATAAAAGCGATAACGAGCTCAACCCCGGGGAACTGGCAATTGCCTCCTCATCTTCAAAGGTCGTCGCCTCTCTATTAACTTATCCTCACGAG GTTATTCGTTCGAGGCTGCAAGAGCAAGGTCAAGTGCGGGGCTCTCAGCCAAAGTATTCCGGTGTCATTGATTGCATCAAGAAAGTTTTCAGACAGGAAGGACTAGCCGGGTTCTATCGTGGCTGTGGTACAAATCTCCTACGAACAACTCCATCCGCTGTGATTACATTCACCAGTTACGAGATGATACACAGATTTTTGCTGCAACTATCGCCTCCAAAGGAGAAGCAGCATCCGAAACCTCACCCCAAACCCGATTCTGGAGCCAATTCTCCAAAGGGATCGACTAGCTccggagaagaagatgattcAGACCTATCTGTAAACCCATCTAAAGAAAGAACTATTATTCCTTTGGATAATACAGATCATAAGCTCACTGCTAGGCATTAG
- the LOC125209400 gene encoding LEAF RUST 10 DISEASE-RESISTANCE LOCUS RECEPTOR-LIKE PROTEIN KINASE-like 1.1: MKLPNYLILSLLHSLIIITTASFHSHSKFLKSDPCGELSLTFLTDFRQVIRVSIAELYQNSEFNFSRLTDDFTLRFNVSSNCSECYFGGGQCFSNSTSEFYCNKDRHRNKRVLLIVAISAGGLLFLLCLLVSYMIWLLKRRVRGGYLRASKMSLETSKSDINGASSFFGIPIFSYTDLEAATNNFDPSRELGDGGFGTVYYGKLQDGREVAIKRLYEQNCRRMEQFMNEIEILTNLRHPNLVCLYGCTSRRSRELLLVYEYISNGTVADHLHGQKADVAPLPWPTRMRIAVETATALAYLHKSDIIHRDVKTDNILLDGNYHVKVADFGLSRLFPNNASHISTVPGGTPGYIDPEYHMCYQVTDKSDVYSFGVVLAELISSMPAVDVGRRTDEINLANLALMRIQRGAFHELADPSLGYNLDAEVTEMVTSVAEIAFRCLQLEKEMRPSMAEVLASLKDILSN, translated from the exons ATGAAGCTTCCCAACTATCTGATTCTCTCTCTACTCCACtctctcatcatcatcactacTGCTTCATTCCATTCCCATTCCAAGTTCCTAAAGTCCGACCCTTGCGGAGAACTCAGTCTAACATTTCTCACCGATTTCCGTCAAGTGATTCGAGTATCGATAGCTGAGCTCTATCAGAATTCTGAATTCAACTTCAGTCGGTTAACTGATGATTTTACACTTAGGTTTAATGTTTCTTCTAATTGTTCTGAATGTTACTTTGGCGGAGGGCAGTGTTTTAGTAACTCCACTAGCGAGTTCTACTGCAATAAAG ACAGACACAGAAATAAGCGGGTGCTGCTGATAGTAG CCATATCTGCAGGTGGACTATTGTTTCTTCTATGCTTGTTGGTCTCCTACATGATCTGGCTGTTGAAGAGAAGGGTCCGTGGGGGCTACCTTCGCGCCTCTAAAATGTCTCTCGAGACCTCAAAGTCGGACATCAATGGTGCGAGCTCCTTCTTTGGCATCCCCATCTTCTCATACACAGACCTCGAAGCTGCCACCAACAACTTCGATCCTTCTAGAGAGCTCGGTGATGGAGGTTTCGGGACAGTATACTATG GGAAGCTACAAGATGGGAGGGAAGTCGCGATAAAGCGCCTCTACGAGCAGAACTGCAGAAGAATGGAGCAGTTCATGAACGAGATCGAGATTCTTACGAATTTAAGGCACCCGAATCTTGTCTGTCTGTATGGCTGCACTTCTAGGAGAAGCCGGGAGCTTCTGCTCGTGTACGAGTACATCTCCAATGGCACTGTTGCTGATCATCTGCACGGCCAGAAAGCCGACGTAGCGCCCCTCCCATGGCCTACTCGGATGAGGATTGCCGTTGAAACTGCGACCGCGTTGGCTTATCTCCACAAGTCGGACATAATCCACCGTGATGTCAAGACAGACAACATATTACTCGATGGAAACTATCACGTCAAAGTAGCTGATTTTGGGCTGTCGAGGCTGTTCCCGAACAATGCGAGTCATATCTCAACTGTCCCTGGAGGGACCCCAGGGTACATCGACCCCGAGTACCATATGTGCTACCAAGTGACGGATAAGAGCGATGTCTACAGCTTCGGTGTTGTCCTCGCTGAGCTCATTTCGTCTATGCCAGCTGTGGATGTAGGCAGGCGGACGGATGAGATCAACTTGGCCAACTTGGCGCTGATGAGGATACAGAGGGGTGCGTTTCATGAGCTGGCCGATCCGTCTCTCGGGTATAACCTCGACGCTGAAGTCACCGAGATGGTTACCTCAGTCGCGGAGATAGCGTTCCGGTGCCTGCAGCTCGAGAAGGAGATGAGACCTTCCATGGCTGAGGTGTTGGCTTCTCTCAAAGATATACTATCTAACTGA